From Daucus carota subsp. sativus chromosome 6, DH1 v3.0, whole genome shotgun sequence, the proteins below share one genomic window:
- the LOC108224403 gene encoding uncharacterized protein LOC108224403 isoform X2 yields MEEVSQADPSHLLQYLDSILDSDPFINEVGFIHPSQFLALNEEAAAPVSEELSAANSSDMVFWHRDHKLGISTQYLVPLYKAAKCAFMAAVGRYNDSNLSAESGEKNVSSLQDLCAVQVMKRSRALLLLTSDFGTAWNYRKLMILREPHVSTYMDELGFSKLVLSYSPKSECAWSHRRWVIKKISGNCLNLQEIVENESDLVKLIAEKSKMNYRAWNHRCWLVSYMSSEQVKHEITSSRVWAGLNVADNSCFHYRSEELDWNETLIKRYIGREALWLYRRFLSLFWVDQFAIVDADALAHINQTPISTGEIKTFLDNEVQLFYSCQGYSNNDFEDYQAQATFSATYMLWITRHFSQYAGFELIMKLRLRDLQEVLDKYCPERSFLWDFLRTP; encoded by the exons atggaGGAGGTATCTCAAGCAGACCCATCTCACTTACTCCAATACTTGGACTCTATTTTGGATTCTGATCCTTTTAT TAATGAAGTGGGCTTCATTCATCCTTCTCAGTTTCTCGCACTCAATGAGGAAGCTGCTGCCCCGGTATCCGAAGAACTGTCAGCTGCCAATTCTTCGGATATGGTTTTCTGGCACAGGGATCATAAGCTCGGAATATCGACTCAATATCTTGTTCCGTTGTACAAAGCCGCAAAATGTGCATTTATGGCTGCAGTGGGACGGTATAATGATAGCAACCTGTCCGCGGAATCTGGGGAGAAGAATGTTTCCTCTCTTCAGGACTTGTGCGCAGTTCAGGTCATGAAGCGTAGCAGAGCACTTTTGCTGCTCACTTCTGATTTTGGCACGGCATGGAATTACAG GAAGCTAATGATTCTAAGGGAGCCTCATGTTTCAACATATATGGATGAACTTGGTTTTAGTAAGCTGGTGCTGTCATATTCACCAAAAAGTGAGTGTGCTTGGAGCCATAG GCGATGGGTGATCAAGAAGATTTCTGGAAACTGTTTAAATCTGCAAGAGATTGTGGAGAACGAATCTGATTTGGTGAAATTAATAGCAGAG AAGTCTAAAATGAATTATCGTGCTTGGAATCATCGTTGCTGGTTAGTGTCCTACATGTCAAGCGAGCAG GTAAAACATGAGATAACTAGTAGCAGAGTTTGGGCTGGATTGAATGTTGCTGACAACTCTTGTTTTCACTATCGCTCA GAAGAGCTTGATTGGAACGAGACGTTGATAAAGCGCTACATTGGAAGGGAG GCACTATGGCTTTACCGCCGCTTCCTCTCCTTATTCTGGGTCGATCAGTTTGCAATCGTTGATGCTGATGCATTAGCCCATATTAATCAGACACCTATAAGCACTGGTGAAATAAAGACCTTCCTAGATAATGAAGTACAACTGTTCTACTCTTGCCAAGGTTATTCGAATAATGACTTTGAGGATTACCAAGCACAAGCTACATTTTCTGCTACTTACATGCTGTGGATCACACGG CATTTCTCTCAATATGCTGGATTTGAGCTGATAATGAAACTAAGACTGAGAGACCTACAAGAAGTGCTAGATAAGTATTGCCCTGAGAGGAGCTTTCTTTGGGATTTCTTAAGGACTCCATAA
- the LOC108224403 gene encoding uncharacterized protein LOC108224403 isoform X1, translating into MEEVSQADPSHLLQYLDSILDSDPFINEVGFIHPSQFLALNEEAAAPVSEELSAANSSDMVFWHRDHKLGISTQYLVPLYKAAKCAFMAAVGRYNDSNLSAESGEKNVSSLQDLCAVQVMKRSRALLLLTSDFGTAWNYRKLMILREPHVSTYMDELGFSKLVLSYSPKSECAWSHRRWVIKKISGNCLNLQEIVENESDLVKLIAEKSKMNYRAWNHRCWLVSYMSSEQVKHEITSSRVWAGLNVADNSCFHYRSRLMLRMLEGLRTKQGSKAVSSDNAEYYKIYKEELDWNETLIKRYIGREALWLYRRFLSLFWVDQFAIVDADALAHINQTPISTGEIKTFLDNEVQLFYSCQGYSNNDFEDYQAQATFSATYMLWITRHFSQYAGFELIMKLRLRDLQEVLDKYCPERSFLWDFLRTP; encoded by the exons atggaGGAGGTATCTCAAGCAGACCCATCTCACTTACTCCAATACTTGGACTCTATTTTGGATTCTGATCCTTTTAT TAATGAAGTGGGCTTCATTCATCCTTCTCAGTTTCTCGCACTCAATGAGGAAGCTGCTGCCCCGGTATCCGAAGAACTGTCAGCTGCCAATTCTTCGGATATGGTTTTCTGGCACAGGGATCATAAGCTCGGAATATCGACTCAATATCTTGTTCCGTTGTACAAAGCCGCAAAATGTGCATTTATGGCTGCAGTGGGACGGTATAATGATAGCAACCTGTCCGCGGAATCTGGGGAGAAGAATGTTTCCTCTCTTCAGGACTTGTGCGCAGTTCAGGTCATGAAGCGTAGCAGAGCACTTTTGCTGCTCACTTCTGATTTTGGCACGGCATGGAATTACAG GAAGCTAATGATTCTAAGGGAGCCTCATGTTTCAACATATATGGATGAACTTGGTTTTAGTAAGCTGGTGCTGTCATATTCACCAAAAAGTGAGTGTGCTTGGAGCCATAG GCGATGGGTGATCAAGAAGATTTCTGGAAACTGTTTAAATCTGCAAGAGATTGTGGAGAACGAATCTGATTTGGTGAAATTAATAGCAGAG AAGTCTAAAATGAATTATCGTGCTTGGAATCATCGTTGCTGGTTAGTGTCCTACATGTCAAGCGAGCAG GTAAAACATGAGATAACTAGTAGCAGAGTTTGGGCTGGATTGAATGTTGCTGACAACTCTTGTTTTCACTATCGCTCA CGACTGATGCTTAGGATGTTAGAGGGTTTACGGACTAAGCAAGGTTCAAAAGCAGTCTCCAGTGATAATgcagaatattataaaatttacaag GAAGAGCTTGATTGGAACGAGACGTTGATAAAGCGCTACATTGGAAGGGAG GCACTATGGCTTTACCGCCGCTTCCTCTCCTTATTCTGGGTCGATCAGTTTGCAATCGTTGATGCTGATGCATTAGCCCATATTAATCAGACACCTATAAGCACTGGTGAAATAAAGACCTTCCTAGATAATGAAGTACAACTGTTCTACTCTTGCCAAGGTTATTCGAATAATGACTTTGAGGATTACCAAGCACAAGCTACATTTTCTGCTACTTACATGCTGTGGATCACACGG CATTTCTCTCAATATGCTGGATTTGAGCTGATAATGAAACTAAGACTGAGAGACCTACAAGAAGTGCTAGATAAGTATTGCCCTGAGAGGAGCTTTCTTTGGGATTTCTTAAGGACTCCATAA
- the LOC108224536 gene encoding F-box protein SKIP23, with product MAEWCNLPGELLDLISKHLDSSIDLLRFRSVCTCWRSSLHPHRSSSPSRFPILPNNGISDTTWGFYLFKRSIFFFQLPPPLFNSQSNPSWVVKIDQENPQKCHLFNPLSRDEYKPLPPNFPKLVDFMGLRVSELGMEYTLQYINYRPFATSIGDAGNLYSEKVAFCDVGGGGGYVILTIHVSGRLALLKSGDVKWTVIDDMPAPYDDVVFYKGSFYAVDSTGRTVMVDVGSSPVSVRFVADSVFGGDTKMLVDGCGELFMVDKFLSVGPEDDEGFDGDEEFDYMSERTVRFEVFKLDKSGEKWIKVENLEDRIIFLGDNCAFSALASNFVGCKGNCILFTNSSKVEDGVLKSRGISVFDLESGSIGPLADYPGLSELFWPPPAWISSPPNLVEAGLNHLRI from the exons ATGGCCGAATGGTGTAATCTTCCTGGAGAACTCCTAGACCTCATATCGAAACACCTGGATTCCTCCATTGATCTCCTTCGTTTCCGATCTGTTTGCACTTGTTGGCGATCTTCTCTCCATCCCCACCGTTCATCTTCCCCTTCACGTTTCCCTATTCTCCCCAACAATGGCATCTCTGATACTACTTGGGGCTTCTATCTTTTTAAACGCTCCATCTTTTTCTTTCAATTGCCACCACCCCTTTTCAATTCTCAATCAAACCCTTCATGGGTCGTCAAGATTGATCAGGAAAATCCCCAAAAATGTCATCTTTTCAACCCCCTTTCGCGCGATGAGTACAAACCCCTTCCACCCAATTTCCCTAAACTTGTTGATTTTATGGGCTTGAGGGTTTCTGAATTGGGGATGGAGTATACTTTGCAGTATATTAATTATCGCCCGTTTGCTACTTCCATTGGAGATGCTGGTAATCTTTATTCCGAGAAGGTTGCGTTTTGTGATgtgggtggtggtggtggttatgtcATTTTGACTATTCATGTTAGTGGTAGATTGGCATTGTTGAAATCTGGTGATGTCAAATGGACTGTTATTGATGATATGCCTGCACCATATGATGATGTGGTTTTTTATAAGGGTTCTTTTTATGCTGTTGATAGTACGGGGCGGACTGTGATGGTGGATGTTGGGAGCTCACCTGTGTCGGTGAGGTTTGTTGCTGATTCGGTGTTTGGAGGGGATACGAAAATGTTGGTGGATGGATGTGGTGAATTGTTTATGGTTGATAAGTTTTTGAGTGTTGGGCCGGAGGATGATGAGGGGTTTGATGGGGACGAGGAATTTGATTATATGAGTGAAAGGACTGTGAGATTTGAGGTGTTTAAGCTGGATAAGAGCGGGGAGAAGTGGATTAAGGTTGAGAATTTAGAGGATAGGATCATCTTTTTAGGTGATAATTGTGCTTTTTCAGCTTTAGCTTCAAATTTTGTAGGGTGCAAAGGGAACTGTATATTGTTTACTAACTCAAGTAAGGTGGAAGATGGTGTCTTGAAGAGTCGCGGAATTAGTGTTTTTGATTTGGAGAGTGGGAGTATTGGTCCTCTGGCAGACTATCCTGGTTTATCTGAGCTGTTTTGGCCACCCCCTGCTTGGATTTCTTCCCCTCCAAATCTGGTGGAG GCCGGATTGAATCATCTAAGAATTTAA
- the LOC108227321 gene encoding heterodimeric geranylgeranyl pyrophosphate synthase small subunit, chloroplastic has product MAFTSILSSSSSYSPLVQTNIHRFSVSGKTRRRIITCSSTSTSFSSISTTHFDLKTYWSTLIAEIDDKLDEAIQVQYPNQIYEAMRYSVLAHGAKRAPPVMCVAACELLGGDRRAAFPTACALEMVHAASLIHDDLPCMDDDPSRRGRPSNHTIYGTDMAILAGDALFPLGFQHIVSHTPSSLVPEDRLLRVIAEIARAVGSTGMAAGQFLDLEGGPNSVEFVLEKKYGEMGECSAVCGGLIAGATDDEIERLRKYGRAVGVLYQVVDDVLEEKMRSQDEKGKKGGKSYVRVYGVEKAMEVAEELRGRAKRELDSFEKYGERLLPLYSFVDYAADRSFTIGGQA; this is encoded by the exons ATGGCTTTCACATCAATTCTATCTTCCTCCTCTTCTTATTCTCCCCTTGTTCAAACCAACATCCACCGCTTTTCTGTTTCTgggaaaacaagaagaagaatcaTCACGTGTTCATCAACGTCAACGTCTTTTTCATCAATCTCGACGACCCATTTCGATTTGAAGACTTATTGGAGTACCCTTATAGCTGAAATTGATGATAAGCTTGATGAAGCTATCCAAGTTCAATACCCAAATCAGATCTATGAGGCTATGAGATACTCTGTTCTTGCTCATGGTGCTAAACGAGCTCCCCCCGTTATGTGCGTGGCTGCGTGTGAGCTTTTAGGTGGTGACCGTCGTGCTGCTTTTCCCACTGCTTGTGCCCTTGAAATG GTTCATGCTGCTTCATTGATACATGATGACTTGCCATGCATGGATGATGATCCCTCCCGTCGAGGACGACCCTCAAACCACACCATATATGGCACTGACATGGCAATTCTTGCTGGTGATGCCTTATTTCCTCTAGGCTTCCAGCACATTGTTTCTCATACACCTTCCAGCCTTGTCCCGGAGGACCGTCTCCTCCGAGTGATAGCTGAGATTGCCAGAGCAGTTGGGTCCACAGGTATGGCAGCTGGTCAGTTCCTTGACCTAGAAGGTGGACCGAACTCTGTAGAATTTGTCCTAGAAAAAAAGTATGGTGAAATGGGCGAGTGTTCAGCTGTGTGTGGAGGTCTGATAGCAGGAGCCACTGATGATGAGATTGAAAGACTGAGAAAGTATGGTAGAGCTGTCGGAGTATTATATCAGGTTGTTGATGATGTGTTGGAAGAGAAAATGAGGAGTCAAGATGAGAAGGGAAAAAAGGGAGGTAAAAGTTACGTGAGGGTGTATGGTGTGGAGAAGGCAATGGAAGTAGCGGAGGAACTTAGAGGTAGGGCAAAGAGAGAGTTGGATAGTTTTGAGAAGTACGGGGAGAGGTTGCTACCGCTATACAGCTTTGTAGATTATGCAGCAGATAGAAGTTTTACTATAGGTGGTCAAGCGTGA